From Parasteatoda tepidariorum isolate YZ-2023 chromosome 1, CAS_Ptep_4.0, whole genome shotgun sequence, one genomic window encodes:
- the LOC107444698 gene encoding uncharacterized protein isoform X2, whose translation MSLYQLILACSILGVGVFPIPIPQFFGHFNPFPPGFNPFPPGFNPFLPQVFRYDQTFYPNGNGGYYEAQPQGFFNPVKNILKSLLPPALNAFNIFNGNISASNENMTTSDGLNIFDPDFGSE comes from the exons ATGTCATTATATCAGCTTATTCTAGCATGTAGCATCTTGGgag ttggAGTATTTCCAATTC CCATACCTCAATTTTTtg GACATTTTAATCCGTTTCCTCCag gctTTAATCCTTTTCCTCCAG GTTTCAACCCGTTTCTACCACAag tttttcgTTACGATC aaacattttaccCAAATGGAAATGGCG GGTACTACGAAGCGCAACCACAGg GTTTCTTCAACCCAGTGAAAA ACATTCTTAAATCCTTGCTTCCAC CAGCCTTGAAtgctttcaatatatttaatg gaaatatttcTGCTTCAAATG aaaatatgaCAACCAgtg atggattaaatatttttgatcctg attttggaagtgagtag
- the LOC107444698 gene encoding uncharacterized protein isoform X1 has product MSLYQLILACSILGVGVFPIPIPQFFGHFNPFPPGFNPFPPGFNPFLPQVFRYDQTFYPNGNGGYYEAQPQGFFNPVKNILKSLLPPALNAFNIFNGNISASNENMTTSDGLNIFDPGLNSSGKTNIILIYSY; this is encoded by the exons ATGTCATTATATCAGCTTATTCTAGCATGTAGCATCTTGGgag ttggAGTATTTCCAATTC CCATACCTCAATTTTTtg GACATTTTAATCCGTTTCCTCCag gctTTAATCCTTTTCCTCCAG GTTTCAACCCGTTTCTACCACAag tttttcgTTACGATC aaacattttaccCAAATGGAAATGGCG GGTACTACGAAGCGCAACCACAGg GTTTCTTCAACCCAGTGAAAA ACATTCTTAAATCCTTGCTTCCAC CAGCCTTGAAtgctttcaatatatttaatg gaaatatttcTGCTTCAAATG aaaatatgaCAACCAgtg atggattaaatatttttgatcctg gtTTAAACTCCTCTGGTAAGACaaatattatactaatttattcctattaa